Within Burkholderia diffusa, the genomic segment GCGCTCGCATTGATCTTCGCCGTGCGCGCGGTCGGCGATTTCCGCTACGTCGGCTTCTTCAAGCGGGTTCGCGGGTCGCGTTTCGCGTGGATGGACAGCGTGTGCTACTCGCCGCTGTGCGTGGCGCTCTCGTTGTCGATCGCGTCGATGTTGTGGCCGTGGTAAGCGTCGCGCCTGGCGCGGCAGCGAGTGTGCAGCGAGCGGAGTGCTGGCGCACGTCGCGGCGTCGCGACGGACTGCGCCGACCGGCGCGGACCGGCCCAGGCCCGCACGCATGTCCCGCCACCGTGGCGAGCGACGACGCGATCGCGCCACGGCTCTTGCGTATTCCGGAAGACGATTTCCCAATTATTGCGGTTTTCGATGTAATGAATTGCATTGAAGCCTTTGGAAATGGAACCGGTTCCATTTATAATTCGCGGCGTTGTCGCCAGGCCCGGAATGAGGGTCGTGCACGATGCGCTTGCCGTCGGCCAGCGCGGCGTCTAAGTTGAATAGGGCCATGGCGATTAAGGGCAAATGCGGGCCGTAAGCCGGTATTTGTCCGATGATAGACCCGCGAAGAGGTCGACCCCCGCAGCGCGCCGGAACGGGCGCGCTGCGCGGTTGCATGACGGTGCCACCGCGCGACGCGCGGCGTGCGCCCGCATCGAGGTTGTTCGCAACACCGCAAGAACAGGACGGCCGGCCGCGCGCGGCATGGCTGCCGGGCCGGGCATGTCGCATGCGGAATGCGCATTCCCGAACCACGCTCCCCAACGATCACCATCCGACCATGTCCACGCCACCCGACAAACCCAACTCGCGTCGCCGCTTCCTGCGCACGTCGGTCGCGCTCGTGCCGATCGCGTCGGTCGCCGGTTGCGACCTGCGCTCGTCGTCGTCCCCGACCGCGGCCGGCAATGCCTCCACTGCGTCGGCCGGCGCCGAACGCGCGCCGTACAAGCCGACCTTCTTCGATGCGAAGGAGTGGGCGTTCGTCCAGGCCGCCGTCGACCGGCTGATTCCGGCCGACGCCGAAGGCCCTGGCGCGCTCGAATCCGGCGTGCCGGAATTCATCGACCGCCAGATGGAAACGTCGTACGCACACGGCGCGACGTGGTACATGCAGGGGCCGTTCCAGCAGGGCGTGCCCGAGCTTGGCTATCAGCTCAAGCTCGTGCCGCGCGACATCTATCGGCTCGGCATCGCAGCGGTCAACCGCTATTGCGAAAAGGCGCACGGCAAGGTGTTCGCCGATCTCGACGCGCCGACTCGCGACACCGTGCTCGGCGCACTGGAAAAAGGCGGTGCGCAGATCGACGACGTGCCGTCCGCCATCTTCTTCGGCCAGTTGCTGCAGAACACGCGCGAAGGCTACTTCTGCGATCCGGTGCATGGCGGCAATCACGACATGGCCGCGTGGAAGATGATCGGCTTTCCGGGCGCGCGCGCCGATTTCATGGATTTCGTCAACCAGAACGGCAAGCCGTACCCGTACGGCCCGGTCTCGATCAACGGGGAGCGCACCTGATGGCAGCGGAAAAGAAGCCGCATGTCGATGCGGTAATCGTCGGTTTCGGCTGGACCGGCGCGATTCTCGCGAAGGAACTGACCGAAGCGGGCCTGAACGTCGTCGCGCTGGAGCGCGGCGAGTATCGCGACACATACCCGGACGGCGCATATCCGAATACGATCGACGAACTGACCTACAACGTCCGCAAGAAGCTGTTCCTCGACCTGTCGAAGACGACCGTGTCGATCCGCCACGGCGTGCAGGACACCGCGCTGCCGTACCGGCAGCTCGCCGCGTTCCTGCCCGGCGAGGGCGTCGGCGGCGCGGGGCTGCACTGGTCGGGCGTGCATTTCCGGATCACGCCGGAAGAGCTGCGCCTGCGCAGCCATTATGAAGAGCGTTACGGCAAGAAGTTCATCCCGGAAGGGATGACGATCCAGGACACGGGCGTCAGCTACGACGAGCTCGAGCCGTATTTCGACTTCGCCGAGAAGGTGTTCGGCACGTCGGGGCAGGCATACAAGGTCGGTGGCAAGGTGGTCGGCGACGGCAACGTGTTCGAGGCGAACCGCAGCGACAACTTCCCGTTGCCCGCGCAGCTCAACACGTATTCGGCGCAACGCTTCTTCGATGCGGCGAAGTCGCTCGGGCTGCATCCATACCGGCTGCCGTCGGCGAACACGTCGGGGCCGTACACGAACCCGTACGGCGTGCAAATGGGGCCGTGCAACTTCTGCGGCTACTGCAGCGGCTACGCGTGCTACATGTACTCGAAGGCGTCGCCGAACCTGAACATCCTGCCCGCGCTCAAGCAGGTGCCGAACTTCGAGTTGCGCTCGAAGTGTCACGTGCTGCGCGTGGACCTCGACGACACGAAGAAGCGCGCGACGGGCGTCACCTACGTCGACCCGGCCGGCCGCGAAGTACACCAGCCGGCCGATCTCGTGATCGTCGCGGCGTTTCAGTATCACAACGTGCACCTGCTGCTGCTCTCGGGCATCGGCAAGCCGTACGACCCGATCTCGGGCGAAGGCGTCGTGGGGCGCAATTTCGCGTACCAGAACCTGTCGACGATCAAGGCGTTCTTCGACAAGGACACCTTCACGAACCCGTTCATCGGCGCGGGCGGCAACGGCGTCGCGGTGGACGACTTCAACGCGGACAACTTCGACCATGGCCCGCTCGGCTTCGTCGGCGGTTCGCCGCTGTGGGTGAACCAGGCCGGCGTGAAGCCGATCAGCGGCATCGCGACGCCGCCGGGCACGCCGCAGTGGGGCTCGGCGTGGAAGAAGGCCGTGAAGGACAACTACGCGCATACGATCTCGATGGACGCGCACGGCACGAACATGTCGTATCGCGATGTCTATCTCGACCTCGATCCGACCTATCGCGATTCGTACGGCCAGCCGCTCTTGCGGATGACCTTCGACTGGAAGGACAACGACATCAGGATGGCGCAGTACGTGACCGGGCAGATGAAGAAGATCGCGGAGGCGATGGGGCCGAAGGCGATCGGCGTGTCGACGCGCGAGTTCGGCAAGCACTTCGATTCGCGCGCGTACCAGACGACGCACCTGGTCGGCGGCGCGATCATGGGCACGGATCCGAAAACGAGCGTGCTGAACCGCTACCTGCAGTGCTGGGACGTGCACAACGTGTTCGTGATGGGCGCGTCGGCGCTGCCGCAGGGCATCGGCTACAACCCGACCGGGATCATCGCGGCGCTGGCCTACTGGTCGGCACGTGCGATCCGCGAGCAATACCTGAAAAACCCCGCTCCGCTGGTGACCGCATGAAGAGGACAGTGAACCACCACAACGCCGCGCGCCAAACGTCCCCGCTGCGGCGCGCACTGGCGATCGGCACGGCATGGGCGGCGTTCGGCCTCGCGGGCGGGGCGGCCTTCGCGCAGCCGGCGGCGCCGGCCGCGGCTTCCGGCCCGACGGCGGCAGCGGCGGCACAGTCAGCCGATGCGAACCTCGTCAAGCGCGGCGAATATCTTGCCCGCGCGGGCGACTGCATCGCGTGCCACACCGCGAGCGGCGGCAAGCCGTTCGCGGGCGGGCTGAAATTCGACACGCCGATCGGCGCGATCTATTCGACCAACATCACGCCGGACCCGAAGACGGGCCTCGGCGGCTGGACGCTCGACGACTTCACCCGCGCGGTGCGCGAGGGCGTCCGCAAGAACGGCGACACGATGTATCCGGCAATGCCGTATCCGTCCTACGCGCGCCTGAGCGACGACGACGTGAAGGCGCTGTACGCGTACTTCATGCACGGCGTCGCGCCGGTCGAGCGCGAGAATCGCTCGGTCGACATCGTGTGGCCGTTGTCGATGCGCTGGCCGCTGACGTTCTGGCGCAAGATGTTCGCGCCGGCGCCGAAGCCGTTCGATGCGGGACCGTACACCGATCCGGTGGTCGCGCGCGGCGCGTATCTCGTGCAGGGTCTCGGCCATTGCGGCGCGTGCCACACGCCGCGCGCGGCGACGATGCAGGAGCGTGCGCTGACCGATGCGGGCGGGCTCGACTTCCTGGCCGGCGGCGCGGCGATCGACGGTTGGGTGCCGACGAGCCTGCGGGGCGAGCCGCGCACCGGGCTCGGCACGTGGACCGAAACCGAGATCGTGCAGTTCCTGAAGACCGGTCGCACGCTGCGCACGGCCGCGTTCGGCGGGATGACGGACGTGGTCGGCCACAGCATGCAGCACATGACCGACGACGACCTGACCGCGATCGCGCGCTACCTGAAGACGTTGCCGCCGCGCGTGCAGGGCGAGCAGCCGCACGTGTACGACGCGGCCGCGGCGAAGGCGCTGCAGACGGGTGACGCGAGCAAGCCGGGCGCCGCCGTCTATCGTGACAACTGCATGGCGTGTCACCGCAGCGACGGCCACGGCTACACGCGCGTGTTCCCGGCGCTCGCCGGCAACCCCGTCGTGCAGGGCGAGGATCCGACGTCGCTGATCCACGTCGTGCTGGAAGGCAGTGCACTGCAGGGCACGCACACCGCGCCGTCGACCTTCACGATGCCGCCGTTCGGCTGGCGTCTGTCGGACCAGGAAGTCGCGGATGTGTCGAACTTCGTGCGCACGAGCTGGGGCAATGCGGGTGCGGCGATCACGGCCGCGCAGGTCGCGAAGGTGCGCAAGAGCACGCCGGCGACACGGCCGGAACCGCCGCCGGGCGCGCGATTCCCGCAGGCGTCGCGCTGACGCACGCGGCGGGGCCCGATGCCCCGCGCGACCGTTCTGCCTCGCGCCGCAGGCCGGCTCGCGAGGGGCGTTCCGACTGCCTGGGGTAGTACCCGCGATGGCGGGCCACTGCGTGAATTTTTCGCGGTGGCCCGCCATTTTTCCATCTCATCCCTTATCCTTCATTCTTGAACCTTACTAAATAGTTACAAGAACTCGGGAGGGGGGATGCCTCATGACGTCAGCCTGATTGCGTTGCTCGCGGCCGGTTTCGGTCTCGCGATGGTTTTCGGTTACCTCGCGGCGCTGCTGAAAATGCCGCCGCTCGTCGGCTATCTGCTCGCCGGGATCGTGATCGGCCCCGGCACGCCCGGTTTCGTCGGCGACCTGTCGCTCGCGCAGCAGCTCGCCGAAGTCGGCGTGATGCTGCTGATGTTCGGCGTCGGCCTGCATTTCTCGCTCGGCGATCTGCTTGCGGTGCGCAAGATCGCGCTGCCGGGCGCCATCGTTCAGATCACCGTCGCGACGCTGCTCGGCGGCGGGCTCGCCCTCACGTGGGGCTGGAGCCTCGGCGCGGCGCTCGTGTTCGGGCTCGCGCTGTCGGTCGCGAGCACGGTCGTGCTGTTGCGGGCGCTTGAGGGGCGCGGGCTCGTCGAGACGGTGAACGGGCGCATCGCGGTCGGCTGGCTAGTCGTCGAGGATCTCGTGATGGTGCTTGTGCTCGTGCTGCTGCCGCCCGTCGCGGGGCTGCTCGGCGGCACGCCGCCCGGCGATGCGCATGCGGCCGGCGGCAGCGTGTGGGGCACGCTCGGCGTCACGATGCTGAAGGTCGCCGCGTTCATCGCGCTGATGCTCGTGGTCGGCAAGCGCGTGTTCCCGCGCATCCTGTGGCTCGTCGCGCGCACCGGCTCGCGCGAACTGTTCACGCTGTGCATGATCGCCGCGGCGGTCGGCATCGCGTTCGGCGCGGCTAAACTGTTCGACGTGTCGTTCGCGCTCGGCGCGTTCTTCGCCGGAATGATGATGCGCGAATCGGAGTTCAGCCGGCGCGCGGCCGACGAAACGCTGCCGCTGCGCGACGCGTTCTCGGTGCTGTTCTTCATTTCGGTCGGGATGCTGTTCGACCCGAAAGTGCTGCTCGCCGAGCCGCTGCACGTGATCGAAGTCGCGGCGATCGTGCTGATCGGCAAGACGCTCGCGGCGGTCGCGCTGGTGATCGCGTTCCGTTATCCGCTGAACACCGCGCTGACGGTCGGCGCAGGCCTTGCGCAGATCGGCGAGTTCTCGTTCATTCTCGCGGGGCTCGGTCGTGTGCTCGGGCTGCTGTCGGCCGAAGGGCAGAGCCTGATTCTCGCGGTCGCGCTGATCTCGATCGCGATGAACACGCTGCTGTTCGCGATGATCGATCCGGCGCTTGCGTGGATCCGCAAGCATTCGGCGTTCGCGCGCAAGCTCGAGGCACGCGACGACCCGCTCGCGGCACTGCCGATGTCGACACCGCAGACGCACCTGACCGGGCAGGTCGTGATCGTCGGCTACGGCAAGGTCGGCACGCGAATCGCGCATGCGCTGGACGAGCGCGGGATCGCGTATGTGGTCGTCGAGCAGAACCGCGAGCTTGTCGAAAAACTGCGCGCGGACGGCATCGCCGCCGTGTCGGGCGACGCGATCGAGCCGATCGTGCTCGTACAGGCGCATATCGCGCGCGCCGGGATGCTGGTCGTCACGCTGCCGGACGTATTCGATGTGCGGCAGATCGTCGAGATCTCGCGCACGCTGAACCCGATGCTGGAGGTCGTGCTGTGCACGAACAGCAGCGACGAGGCCGCGTTGCTGTCGAGCGAGGGCGTCGGCACCGTGTTCATGGGCGAGAGCGAACTCGCCCGCGGGATGACCGAGCACGTGCTCGGCAGGATGGTGAAGCCGGTGGCGGCCGCGCACGCGCGCTGACGCTCGTGCGACCGGGGTCGCGTGAATGGAGGAATATCGCCGGCCGGCGGAAAGCGGGCGTGCCGGGAAATCGACACGGAGAACAGTCGGCCTGTTTGCCGAGCGCGCCCCGGCTTCAGCCTGCCGCCGCCTTCGCCGGTTCGACCGCGCCGGATTGCGTGGCCGTTTTCACGGGGGCCGATGTCTTCTGCACGGCCGCCGTTTTCGATTGCGCCGCAGCCTTCGGCGCCGCGACCGTCTTCGGTGGTGCCGCCTTCGCCGGCGCATTCGGCGTCGGCTCGACCGGCGCGTCGGGCGGCACGCCGAGCAACTGCAGCGAACCGCTCGTGACCGACGAGAACACCGGGCCGGCCACAGTGCCGCCGTAATAGCCCTTGCCGCGCGGCTCGTCGATCATCACCGCGACGATCAGGCGCGGGTTGCTCATCGGCGCCATCCCCGCGAACAGTGCGCGGTACTTGCCCTTTGCATAGGTCGCGCCGACCTGCTTGCGCGCCGTGCCCGTCTTGCCGCCGATCCGGTAGCCGTCGACGCGCGCGCGGCGCCCCGTGCCGCCTTCGCCGACGGCCGACTCGAGCATCGCGCGGATCGCCGCAGCAGTTTGCGGCGAGGTCACGCGGTGGCCACGATGGGCCGCGACCGTCTGCGGGTCGGAGCCGTTCTTCAGCAGCGAGACCGGGTGCAGCGTGCCGTCGCCGGCATAGGCGGTGTAGGTCTGCGCGATCTGCAGCAGCGACATCGACAACCCATAGCCGTACGCCATCGTCGCCTGCTCGATCGGCCGCCAGCGCTTGTAGCCGCGCAGGCGGCCCGATGCGACGCCCGGGAACGTCAGCTCCGGCGCGCGGCCGATCCCGTATTCCTGGTACTTGTTCCAGATCGTTTCGGCGGGCAGGTTCAGTGCCAGCTTCGCGAGCGCGACGTTGCTCGACTTCTGCAGCGCCTGCGAGACGGTTAGCGAGCCGTGGTTCGACGTGTCGTGGATCACGGCCGGGCCGATCTTGTAGGTGCCGGGCGACGTGTTGATGATCGTGTTCGGCGTGACCTTGCGCTCGTCAATCGACAGCGCGACGACGAGCGGCTTGATGGTCGAACCCGGCTCGAACGTATCGATCACCGCGCGGTTGCGCAGCTGCTGGCCCGTCAGCCGGGCGCGGTCGTTCGGATCGAAGGTCGGGTAGTTCGCGAGCGCGAGGATTTCGCCGTTTTGCGCGTCGAGCACGACCACGCTTCCGGCTACCGCGTTGTTCTCGAGCACCGCGGCCTTGAGCTGGCTGAACGCGAGCTGCTGGATGCGCCGGTCGATCGTCAGTTCAATCGTCGCGCCGTGCTGCGCGGGCACGAGCGGACGCGTGTCGGACACGATGCGGCCCAGTCGATCGCGGATCACCTCGCGCTGCCCGGAGGTACCCGACAGCCGCCCGTTCGCCGCGAGTTCGACGCCTTCCTGGCCCTTGTCTTCGACGTTCGTGAAGCCGACCACGTGCGCGGCCGATTCGCCCTCGGGATAGAAGCGCTTCGAGTCGGCGATCTGCGTGATGCCGTCAATCTCGAGCTTGTCGAGCCGGCTCGCGGTGTCGGCGTCGATCTGCCGCTTGAGCAGCACGAACGTCCGGTCGTTGCGCAGGCGGCGCTTCACTTCCGCAAGCGGCATGTCGAGCAGCTTCGCGATCTGCGGATAGTCGTTTTCGGCGACCTGTTTCGGGTTCGCCCAGATTTCATAGGTCGACAGGCTGACCGCAAGCATTGCACCGTTGCGGTCGACGATGCGCCCGCGCATCGCGTCGAGCTCGATCGTGCGCTGGTAGCGCTTCTGGCCTTGCCCGACGTAGAAATCCTGGTTCGCGACCTGCACCCAGAAGGCGCGCCCGATCAGCGCGGCGAAACCGAGGGACACCATGATCACGACCAGCTTCGAGCGCCACATCGGCAGGCGCGACGCCAACATCGGGTGCTTGGTCGCGGCGGCGTACGGATCGGCGGGGTGGGTCTTCTTTTTCACGCTCATGCAAGGGCCGGGTCGGGCCGCCGGGCGGCGGCAAGTCAGTCGGAATAATGTGATTGTAATAAATGAGTAAACATCATGTGGGGAAAGTATGTTTCGGCCCCGTAAAAGATTCGCGTTTCGACCGGGCGCGCGATTGGATAAGGCGGTAGAGCGCGACGTCGCGCGCAGGCACGGACGAAGCCGGGATGGATGGGCTGCTCGTTACCGACGCCGCGTTAACCCGGCCCCGATTAATTCGTGGCCGGAAAATAAAAAGCGCCTCAAGAGAGGCGCCGTTATTGATGAATATCGAAATGAATATCGCGGAACTGGAATAAACCCGGAAACTGCAGAGGATTGCCGTCAAAAATACCTATCGCGCGACGGAAATAAATTCATGGTATTCCGGCTCCACCGTGGAACGATCAACCGCCTGCAGGCGCCACGCGCCGTCGGGATGCTCGCCGGCGAGCACCGCAGGACCTTGTTCGCGCTGCGTCGCGCTGAACGACAGACCCTTCAACTGGCACACGGCATTCCCGCTGTCGGCCGCGCAGAGGGCCATTGCGCCTTCCACGTCCCGAACCTTGCCCCAGCTCGGAATATCGATCCCCTGGTGTGCCTCGCGTGACCACAGCCCCTCGTCGGTATCGACCCAGAGCACCGCGAAGGAGTGACGGGTTGCCGACTCGCTGCCATTAATCCGAATAGTGAGGCGCATTGGATCGTCTCCTGAAAAAAATGACACATTCGACCGTTTTGGTTTGACCAGTCTAGATAGACTGCCGTGAAACGCAAGTGATAATCCGCAATAAATCTGAATTGCGCCTATAGGCGTTTCCCGATGAAACGACGTCTGACGATCCGCCGCGATTGTGGCGTAGCGCGCAAACACAAGCGCAGCATGATCCGCGCGCCGCGACCGACCGTGACGCTTCGCGGACATGCGATGACCCCGAGAAAGGGCGCGTCGAAGTGTCGCGCCGAAGCGATGGCCCGACGCGCATCGGCCGTCCAGCGACGGAAGCCTCTGAATACTGCCGACCCGACGTTTCAACGATTTGACCGCCCGTCCCCCACGACACACTCCGACATTCGCGTACAAATCCTCACACTTTCACGAAACTTTCAGGACAGACTTGCGAGCGATCGAGCCCCACACTTGGATTTTCCCGATCCTGTGCCGTGGACGCCCGTCCATGGCGGGCCGCCGCCGCCTCGTGCCAGAGACGCGATCGACGCGATCGCGGGGGCGCGGCCCCGATCGGGATTGCCGGGGCGCGCGTCGACCCCGGCCCGGTCGACAGCCGTGCGCCGCTCCGCGATCCGGGGCGGCCGCGCCGTCCGGCCGATTCTTCGAAGGAGACTATCGTGCTGATCTGGAAAACCGCGCTGTCGCTCAACTGGCGCACGAGCCTCGTGTCGCCCGCCAGCGCACCGGTCGCAGCGGCCAACGTCGGGCGGCTGGTGCTCACCGGCGCCACCGGCTTCATCGGCAGTACCGTGCTGACGGCGCTCGTCAATGCGGGGCTGCTCGAGCGCATCGTATGTGTCGTGCGTGCGGAGAATCGCGGCCACGCGGTCGCGCGTTTGCGTGAAGCGGCGTTGCGCGCGGGGCTCGCGCCGTACTGGGCATCGCGTCTCGGCGACGCGAACGTCGCCGTCGGCGCGCTCGGCGACGTGTGGCAGGGCTACGACGCATCGCGTCTCGCGGGCGCGACGCACGTGATTCATTGCGCGGGCCATGCGTCGCCGGCCGACGGCGCGCATCTGCAGGCGGATATCGCCGATTCGTTGCGCTTTGCCGAGCGGTTCGCGCATGCGCCGCAGCTGCAGCGTTTCGTGTACGTCGGCACCGCCTACGCGCACGCGGGCCGCGGCGGGGTCGTGTACGAGGCGACGGCCGGCGCGTCGGCGAGCGACGCGGCGCACGGCGACGACGGGTTGCACGGTGCGGTGCTCGCGGCGGACTACTTGCAAGCGAAGGCGGAAACGGAGCAGCGTCTGCGCGCGCTCGGCCTGCCGCTCGTCGTCGTGCGTCCGTCGCACGTCGTCGGCCATACGGTGCTCGGCACGCGGCCCGCACCGAATTCGTTCTGGATGTTCCGCGTTGCACATGCGGCGCGGCGCTTCACCGCACGGCCGATGACGCGCATCGACATCGTGTCGGTCGACGACGTC encodes:
- a CDS encoding cation:proton antiporter; the protein is MPHDVSLIALLAAGFGLAMVFGYLAALLKMPPLVGYLLAGIVIGPGTPGFVGDLSLAQQLAEVGVMLLMFGVGLHFSLGDLLAVRKIALPGAIVQITVATLLGGGLALTWGWSLGAALVFGLALSVASTVVLLRALEGRGLVETVNGRIAVGWLVVEDLVMVLVLVLLPPVAGLLGGTPPGDAHAAGGSVWGTLGVTMLKVAAFIALMLVVGKRVFPRILWLVARTGSRELFTLCMIAAAVGIAFGAAKLFDVSFALGAFFAGMMMRESEFSRRAADETLPLRDAFSVLFFISVGMLFDPKVLLAEPLHVIEVAAIVLIGKTLAAVALVIAFRYPLNTALTVGAGLAQIGEFSFILAGLGRVLGLLSAEGQSLILAVALISIAMNTLLFAMIDPALAWIRKHSAFARKLEARDDPLAALPMSTPQTHLTGQVVIVGYGKVGTRIAHALDERGIAYVVVEQNRELVEKLRADGIAAVSGDAIEPIVLVQAHIARAGMLVVTLPDVFDVRQIVEISRTLNPMLEVVLCTNSSDEAALLSSEGVGTVFMGESELARGMTEHVLGRMVKPVAAAHAR
- a CDS encoding cytochrome c, which codes for MKRTVNHHNAARQTSPLRRALAIGTAWAAFGLAGGAAFAQPAAPAAASGPTAAAAAQSADANLVKRGEYLARAGDCIACHTASGGKPFAGGLKFDTPIGAIYSTNITPDPKTGLGGWTLDDFTRAVREGVRKNGDTMYPAMPYPSYARLSDDDVKALYAYFMHGVAPVERENRSVDIVWPLSMRWPLTFWRKMFAPAPKPFDAGPYTDPVVARGAYLVQGLGHCGACHTPRAATMQERALTDAGGLDFLAGGAAIDGWVPTSLRGEPRTGLGTWTETEIVQFLKTGRTLRTAAFGGMTDVVGHSMQHMTDDDLTAIARYLKTLPPRVQGEQPHVYDAAAAKALQTGDASKPGAAVYRDNCMACHRSDGHGYTRVFPALAGNPVVQGEDPTSLIHVVLEGSALQGTHTAPSTFTMPPFGWRLSDQEVADVSNFVRTSWGNAGAAITAAQVAKVRKSTPATRPEPPPGARFPQASR
- a CDS encoding GMC family oxidoreductase, translated to MAAEKKPHVDAVIVGFGWTGAILAKELTEAGLNVVALERGEYRDTYPDGAYPNTIDELTYNVRKKLFLDLSKTTVSIRHGVQDTALPYRQLAAFLPGEGVGGAGLHWSGVHFRITPEELRLRSHYEERYGKKFIPEGMTIQDTGVSYDELEPYFDFAEKVFGTSGQAYKVGGKVVGDGNVFEANRSDNFPLPAQLNTYSAQRFFDAAKSLGLHPYRLPSANTSGPYTNPYGVQMGPCNFCGYCSGYACYMYSKASPNLNILPALKQVPNFELRSKCHVLRVDLDDTKKRATGVTYVDPAGREVHQPADLVIVAAFQYHNVHLLLLSGIGKPYDPISGEGVVGRNFAYQNLSTIKAFFDKDTFTNPFIGAGGNGVAVDDFNADNFDHGPLGFVGGSPLWVNQAGVKPISGIATPPGTPQWGSAWKKAVKDNYAHTISMDAHGTNMSYRDVYLDLDPTYRDSYGQPLLRMTFDWKDNDIRMAQYVTGQMKKIAEAMGPKAIGVSTREFGKHFDSRAYQTTHLVGGAIMGTDPKTSVLNRYLQCWDVHNVFVMGASALPQGIGYNPTGIIAALAYWSARAIREQYLKNPAPLVTA
- a CDS encoding SDR family oxidoreductase, which translates into the protein MLIWKTALSLNWRTSLVSPASAPVAAANVGRLVLTGATGFIGSTVLTALVNAGLLERIVCVVRAENRGHAVARLREAALRAGLAPYWASRLGDANVAVGALGDVWQGYDASRLAGATHVIHCAGHASPADGAHLQADIADSLRFAERFAHAPQLQRFVYVGTAYAHAGRGGVVYEATAGASASDAAHGDDGLHGAVLAADYLQAKAETEQRLRALGLPLVVVRPSHVVGHTVLGTRPAPNSFWMFRVAHAARRFTARPMTRIDIVSVDDVARATMLLAVKPTLMHDVYHVSAGDDAPQVAQIVRAMDEAAGMTGAPRYAACAPAELPLVVRDVLGRSDPALERVIGRALQRCAEFAMVDRVFDNRRVRDEIDFEPLPFIDYVEECMRTSRGVAVTELMRGALH
- a CDS encoding DUF3564 family protein, producing MRLTIRINGSESATRHSFAVLWVDTDEGLWSREAHQGIDIPSWGKVRDVEGAMALCAADSGNAVCQLKGLSFSATQREQGPAVLAGEHPDGAWRLQAVDRSTVEPEYHEFISVAR
- a CDS encoding gluconate 2-dehydrogenase subunit 3 family protein; its protein translation is MSTPPDKPNSRRRFLRTSVALVPIASVAGCDLRSSSSPTAAGNASTASAGAERAPYKPTFFDAKEWAFVQAAVDRLIPADAEGPGALESGVPEFIDRQMETSYAHGATWYMQGPFQQGVPELGYQLKLVPRDIYRLGIAAVNRYCEKAHGKVFADLDAPTRDTVLGALEKGGAQIDDVPSAIFFGQLLQNTREGYFCDPVHGGNHDMAAWKMIGFPGARADFMDFVNQNGKPYPYGPVSINGERT
- a CDS encoding peptidoglycan D,D-transpeptidase FtsI family protein translates to MSVKKKTHPADPYAAATKHPMLASRLPMWRSKLVVIMVSLGFAALIGRAFWVQVANQDFYVGQGQKRYQRTIELDAMRGRIVDRNGAMLAVSLSTYEIWANPKQVAENDYPQIAKLLDMPLAEVKRRLRNDRTFVLLKRQIDADTASRLDKLEIDGITQIADSKRFYPEGESAAHVVGFTNVEDKGQEGVELAANGRLSGTSGQREVIRDRLGRIVSDTRPLVPAQHGATIELTIDRRIQQLAFSQLKAAVLENNAVAGSVVVLDAQNGEILALANYPTFDPNDRARLTGQQLRNRAVIDTFEPGSTIKPLVVALSIDERKVTPNTIINTSPGTYKIGPAVIHDTSNHGSLTVSQALQKSSNVALAKLALNLPAETIWNKYQEYGIGRAPELTFPGVASGRLRGYKRWRPIEQATMAYGYGLSMSLLQIAQTYTAYAGDGTLHPVSLLKNGSDPQTVAAHRGHRVTSPQTAAAIRAMLESAVGEGGTGRRARVDGYRIGGKTGTARKQVGATYAKGKYRALFAGMAPMSNPRLIVAVMIDEPRGKGYYGGTVAGPVFSSVTSGSLQLLGVPPDAPVEPTPNAPAKAAPPKTVAAPKAAAQSKTAAVQKTSAPVKTATQSGAVEPAKAAAG